The Deltaproteobacteria bacterium HGW-Deltaproteobacteria-4 genome segment TTCGGCAGGCTCGTCAACAAATCATGGTAGGCTTGGTAGTTTATCAGCTCCTCGTGACGCTTGCGGTCGGTGATATCCCGGGCACAGCCATAGGTCCCGATAAATTCTCTTTCACCATTCAACCCCTGGGGGTTGTACATCCCCATCGAATGCAGCGCAATCGGCAGCACATGCGTCTCAAAGTAACGAGACTCCTTTGCTTCATCGTTGATCTTCAGGCGCAGTTCGACATCTTTACTGGCTCGCGCTCCGGTGCGCCGCTCATGGAAGACATAATTGGCCTCGGCAAGATCTTCCTCATGAACCAGCACCGAATAGTGCTTTCCGATCAGATCCTCACGTTTATAACCGAGCAGGATCTCTATGCGATCGTTGATAAAGGTGAAGAGCCCGTTGTTATCGAGCACATAAACAATATCCGGTGAGTTGTTAACAATGTAACGGTGCAGTTTTTCCGATTCCTCCAGAGACCGAGCCATGGCCTTGTGCTGCTGTTCGAGGGTGCGGCTCTGCAAACCGTTGTTGATGGTGGTCAAAAGTTCCCCGGCATCATACGGTTTACGAACAAAATCGTAAGCCCCTTCGGTCAAGGCATCCTTGACCATGGTGAAAGAAGTCTCTCCGCTGACGACGATCACCTTGGTATCGACTTTGTTGTTCCTGATATGCGTAAGGACCTCGTGACCGCAAATACCGGGCATCTGCAGGTCGAGCAGCATCAGATCGTAATCCGAAGTCTGCAACCGCGCGATGGCTTCCGCCCCTCCCTGCGCAGCTTCTGCGTTATGGCCATTGGCCTTGAGGAGCAGTCGCAGACTGGACAGCATCGCGGCATCATCATCGACAATCAGAATTTTCGGTTTTAGCTGTGCCCCGGAGGCAATCGCCTGTATTTCACTCATAAATTACATTCCACCATAATTGTCAAAACAGAAAAAATTTCACCCATCAATCGCTGGTATCACCAGATTAAAACTGGTGCCGAATTCTGCGGAACTGTGACAACTGATCGTTGCACCGATATCATCAACCATCCCCTTAACAATATTTAAACCGAGACCGGCATGCCCTTCACCCTTGGTGCTGGTCACGGGGGAGAAGAGCTTCTCCTTGACCTCGGCAGCGATCCCCGGTCCGTTATCCTGCACCCTGATATCGACATAATGCCGGCCATTCGCAGTGGTATAAAGACGCGTCACCAATGATATCTTTCCGTTTTTATCCAGCGCCTCGGCAGCGTTCTTTAAAAGATTGACAAAAATCTGTTTGATCAGCAGGGATTTGGTTTTAACCGACCACAGGGAAGGATCGAAATCCGTGAAAATTTCAATCTTTTTCGGCGAGAAGACGGTCGGCTTCAGACTTTCAACCACAGAAGAGAGCAGTGCATTGAGGTCGACGGCTGACTCAGGCACTTGTTGCGTGTCTTTCAACTGGCTGTAATACTTTAGAATTTCTCCGATTCTCTTAATTTCATTTTCGATGGCCGGGAAAATCTCTTCATGCTCTGTCCCGGTCAACAGCGTGCCGACAGCACTCATGTAATTATTAATAATCGTCAGGGGATTGCTGACTTCATGGACCAGTTTGGGGATCAGGTTGGCATCATCGCCAGCCGTTTGCGCCCCGGACGTTGCCGCTCGACCTGCCAGCAAGGACGCCAGCGCCCTGGCGACAGCAGCGTTGAGCATCTGTATCCGGGATGAATTGAAAAATTCTATTTCCGACTTATTCTCCAGACCGAGAGCGATGCCTCCGAGCAGCTGCCCCCCCAGTCGCAACGGCAGGCAGACCACCCCCTGCCCCTTGCAGACGCGGATGAGCTGGCGGTCGAACAGCGAAAGATTGAAGCTGTCAAAGTCGAAGGAATGGCGGATTTTATCGCTGCGTAAAGCGGCAGCGAGCAAGCTTCCGGAGCTTAATGATGTCGTCAGCTCACCGACAAGACGAGCCTGCTTAGCGGACGGCAACCCGATGAGTTTAGAACTTTTCGCTTCGACCGTAAAGAAAACCGCTTCCTGCGCCGTCGTATTATGAAGATAGAGATGGCGGGCGGTCGCGACAAAAGATTCAACTCCGGCAGCATCGAAAAGCTGCGTACTTATCCCTTCCTGCTCGGCAAGGTTAAAGACCAGCGAGGTCAAACGTTTCTGCATTCGACCGATCTCTTTTAGCCCATCTTCCTCATCGCCGTTGAAAGGTGACAAGCTGCGATAGCTCTTCCCGGCCAGGGTATAAAGATCTTTCGTCGCGCTCTTGTTAAAACCGAAAAGCTGATCAGCGGCCGACAGAATCTTTTCGTTCAGCACAAAGGGACTGCGGCAAATCTCCAGAGACAGTCGGGCGATGCGGATCAGGGGACTCGCTTCCTGACAGCGGGCAATATCCAGATGCAAAAAACTGACGGCATCGGCCATGAATGATTCAAGCTGCCAACCGGAAATCAGCGCGTCGGCAACCTGCAGATGGTCTGTTGCAAAGCTGATCTGCTCCTGACCCCGGACCTCCTTGCTGCTGAGGGAACTGCCGATATCGTGCAGATACTTTTCCGGATGCTGCGAAAAGAGTGTCATCATCCCGACATTCAGAAGCAGACCGGTCAGTTGCGCTTCTTCCGGATCGGGGTAGGAAATCGCTTCTGCCAGACAACGGGCGGAAATACTTCCGACCTGCGAATAGAACCAGAGTTCCCGCATAAACTGAACTTGCCTGGCAGTGAAGCTGGTTTCCACCAAGTGCTTGGCGGACTGAATCGCAAGATTTTTGATAACAGGAAGGCTGAGACCCGCAAGGGCTGAGGAGAGAGGCGCTCCCGGATCGATCCGGTCGGGGCAGGTAATGACAGCAGCGTTAAGAACTTTGGCGCAAAAAACACTATCCTGCAAAATGATCTGCTGCAGGTCCTGCGGAGAAAAGGCTTCCCCCTGACACGCTCCGAGTAACTGGGCGGCCACATGCGGAGACGAAAGAAGAGACCTCATCTCCCGCGCGCTGATGTGTGAAGAAACCACCGTCATATGCGCCTTACCAGGGAAGGGGACGAAGAAGCCATATCATCCTCTTCGAAAATTCTATTCACTCAAACAGTCCCGGAATATAACCGGACTGATCCAAAACCACTTCATACGAAAATTCACTACCGCACAATATGCCTTTCCTCTTGCGCTGAATCAACAGTTAAAACAAGTAAATCATCATATTTCTTCGTTAATGTAAGCTGCGGATACAAAAAACTGGCGACCTTCCGCTGTTAAAGCATAAATCAACTAAAAACGTGCGAAATAAAATTGGAAAGTTACGCTATCAGGGTTACAGTGTGGTCTCCGTCTCCCTGAATTTACCCTGGACGACGCCAGCCTGCCGCCCCGTTGCCAACGCATCGTTTAATTTAAGGATTATGTTTCATGTCTTTTGAATCTCTCGGCCTGCGCGCCGAACTCCTCAGCGCCATTGCCACCCAGGGCTATACCACCCCCACCCCGATCCAGACCCAGGCGATCCCGGTGATCTTTGCCGGCCACGACCTCCTCGCCGGCGCCCAGACCGGCACCGGCAAGACCGCGGCCTTTGCCCTGCCGATCGTGCAGATGCTCGGTAAGGAGTTCCCCAAGGAGAAACACCGTCGGCCCCGCGCCCTGGTACTGGTGCCGACCCGCGAACTCGCCGCCCAGGTCAGTGAAGATCTGCAATTTTACGGACGGCGCCTGTCGTTGCGCTCGACGATGATCTACGGCGGCGTTAACATCCAGGCGCAGATCGAACGCCTGGAGCGCGGCGTCGATATGGTCGTGGCCACGCCGGGACGCCTCCTCGATCATGCCGAACGCGAAACTATCGATCTTTCCATTGTCGAGTTTCTCGTCCTCGACGAAGCCGACCGCATGCTTGATCTCGGCTTTATCGACGCTATCCTCAAAGTGGCGGAGTATCTGCCGGAGAACCACCAGACCCTGCTCTTTTCCGCCACCTATTCGAACAGTATCAAGGAATTAGCCGACGAACTCCTTGACAAACCGAAGCGGATCGAAGTCGCGCGCCGGCAGATTACCGCCGATGCCGTGGTCCAGACGATCTATCCGGTGGAGCGGAGCCGCAAAAGGGAGATGCTGTCGCATCTGATCCGCAAGGGGGAATGGAATCAGGTCCTGGTCTTTGTCCGCACCCGCTACGGCGCCGACAAACTCACCGAAGAACTCCTCTTCGACGGCATCAAGGCCGCCGCCATCCACAGCAACAAGAGCCAGTCGATCCGCACCCGCACCCTGGCGGAGTTCAAGAAGGGGGAATTCCGCGTTCTGGTGGCGACCGATGTGGCAGCGCGCGGACTCGATATCGAACATCTGCCGCATGTGGTCAACTACGATCTCCCGCAGGTTCCGGAAGATTATGTCCATCGCATCGGCCGCACCGGTCGCGCCGGCGAGAACGGCGTCGCCCTCTCTCTGCTCTGTCGCGAAGAGCAGCCCTTGCTGACCGCCATCGAGAAGTTGCTGAAATACACCATCCCGCGCCAAACCATCGCCGAATTTCCCCAGATTGCGGTGCGGCGCAGCGTCAAGGCCAAAGAGGTCAAGACAGCGGCGGGACCAACCAAGTCCAAGAAGCGCGTCGCGCTGGCGAAAGCCAATGCTCCGTCAGCGACCCCTCCCCGCAAGAAAAAAGTCGTGGAAGAGAAACCGGCGATCAAGGTCGGTCGGCGGGTGAGCCGCATGAAATAATCGCCCCACACACACCTTCTCAACAACGCCGCCATCCAGCATCATGCTGAATGGCGGCGTTGCTGTTTTCACCCCCGGTGCAGCAGTGGCAGAAGGAGGAAAGCCCGCTATACTTCCTTGACGACCCTGCCCCCCCAATCCTGAGCAGAGGAAAGATTTATGGCCCTGCTGGAACTGCACGACATCAGCTATCGCACCCCGGAACGGCTGATCCTTGCCGGCCTGTCACTGACCGTCGAA includes the following:
- a CDS encoding ATP-dependent RNA helicase RhlE (this helicase is not essential cell growth), with translation MSFESLGLRAELLSAIATQGYTTPTPIQTQAIPVIFAGHDLLAGAQTGTGKTAAFALPIVQMLGKEFPKEKHRRPRALVLVPTRELAAQVSEDLQFYGRRLSLRSTMIYGGVNIQAQIERLERGVDMVVATPGRLLDHAERETIDLSIVEFLVLDEADRMLDLGFIDAILKVAEYLPENHQTLLFSATYSNSIKELADELLDKPKRIEVARRQITADAVVQTIYPVERSRKREMLSHLIRKGEWNQVLVFVRTRYGADKLTEELLFDGIKAAAIHSNKSQSIRTRTLAEFKKGEFRVLVATDVAARGLDIEHLPHVVNYDLPQVPEDYVHRIGRTGRAGENGVALSLLCREEQPLLTAIEKLLKYTIPRQTIAEFPQIAVRRSVKAKEVKTAAGPTKSKKRVALAKANAPSATPPRKKKVVEEKPAIKVGRRVSRMK